One stretch of Pseudomonas azotoformans DNA includes these proteins:
- a CDS encoding LysR family transcriptional regulator produces MDLFQAMSVYVKVVETGSMTAAAHACGMSTTMVGNHLRALEQRLGVSLLKRTTRKQSLTEFGGQYYQRCLEVLGLVADSEQLAEQAHSDIPKGTLRITAPPVFGTERLTPALSEFSRRYPLINLYVVLSNERMDLVDSGFDVAIRLGELETSSLIARPMQDYTLTLCASPAYLARRGTPSKPEDLRQHDCLAFAYPANDNWRDTEKLWRMTDDSGEVEVPVSGSLTINSSQGLRQAAVNGMGIIMLADALVQPDLESGKLVALLTTYRLPSRPMHLLYGQDRYRLPKLRAFVDFAMEKWAR; encoded by the coding sequence ATGGACCTGTTCCAAGCGATGTCGGTGTACGTGAAGGTAGTCGAGACCGGCAGCATGACGGCGGCGGCCCACGCCTGCGGGATGTCGACCACCATGGTCGGCAATCACCTGCGCGCGCTGGAACAACGCCTGGGCGTCAGCCTGCTCAAGCGCACCACGCGCAAACAGAGCCTCACGGAATTCGGTGGGCAGTATTACCAGCGCTGCCTGGAAGTATTGGGGCTGGTGGCCGACTCCGAGCAACTGGCCGAACAAGCCCATAGTGATATCCCCAAGGGCACCCTGCGCATCACCGCGCCGCCCGTATTCGGCACCGAACGCCTTACACCGGCCTTGAGCGAGTTTTCCCGGCGCTACCCGCTGATCAACCTGTACGTGGTGCTGAGCAACGAGCGGATGGACTTGGTCGACAGCGGCTTCGACGTGGCGATACGTCTGGGCGAACTGGAAACATCGAGCCTGATCGCCCGGCCAATGCAGGACTACACCCTCACCCTCTGCGCGTCACCTGCGTACCTGGCGCGACGCGGCACGCCTTCGAAACCCGAGGACCTCAGGCAGCATGACTGCCTGGCGTTCGCCTACCCGGCCAATGACAATTGGCGCGACACCGAAAAACTCTGGCGCATGACCGACGATAGCGGCGAGGTGGAAGTGCCGGTGTCCGGCTCATTGACCATCAACAGCTCGCAAGGCTTGCGCCAGGCGGCCGTCAACGGCATGGGCATCATCATGCTGGCCGATGCCCTGGTACAACCGGACCTGGAGAGCGGCAAACTGGTAGCCTTGTTGACCACCTATCGACTGCCCAGCCGCCCCATGCATCTGCTCTACGGCCAGGACCGGTATCGCCTGCCCAAGCTGCGCGCCTTCGTGGATTTCGCCATGGAAAAGTGGGCGCGCTAG